A genomic segment from Clarias gariepinus isolate MV-2021 ecotype Netherlands chromosome 11, CGAR_prim_01v2, whole genome shotgun sequence encodes:
- the rab6bb gene encoding RAB6B, member RAS oncogene family b — MSVANDFGNPLRKFKLVFLGEQSVGKTSLITRFMYDSFDSTYQATIGIDFLSKTMYLEDRTVRLQLWDTAGQERFRSLIPSYIRDSTVAVVVYDITNVNSFQLTSKWIDDVRTERGSDVIIMLVGNKTDLEEKRQITIEEGEQRAKELNVMFIETSAKTGSNVKQLFRRVAAALPGMENLDETNKEGMIDIKLDKAQEPPVSESSCSC; from the exons ATGTCTGTAGCGAACGACTTCGGGAATCCGTTACGGAAATTTAAACTTGTGTTTTTAGGAGAACAGAGCG TTGGAAAAACGTCCCTGATCACACGGTTCATGTATGACAGCTTCGACAGCACTTACCAg GCCACCATTGGGATCGACTTCTTATCAAAAACCATGTACCTGGAAGATCGAACG GTGAGGTTACAGCTGTGGGACACGGCGGGACAGGAGCGCTTCAGGAGCCTCATCCCCAGCTACATACGAGACTCTACTGTGGCTGTGGTGGTGTACGACATCACAA ATGTGAATTCCTTTCAGCTGACCTCCAAATGGATCGATGATGTCAGGACGGAGAGAGGAAGTGATGTCATCATCATGCTGGTCGGCAACAAGACAGACTTGGAGGAGAAGAG GCAGATCACTATCGAGGAAGGAGAGCAGAGAGCTAAAGAGCTGAACGTCATGTTCATTGAGACGAGCGCTAAAACCGGCAGCAATGTCAAACAG TTGTTTCGGCGAGTAGCTGCTGCTCTACCCGGAATGGAGAATCTGGATGAAACAAACAAGGAGGGCA TGATCGACATCAAGCTGGATAAAGCTCAGGAGCCTCCTGTCAGCGAGAGCAGCTGCTCATGTTAG
- the aire gene encoding autoimmune regulator: MTRMENFGESELRSQLRASRTEIAMAINDPFPLLYGLADHDIISDHLLGETIERKEKDGIHKAMYSLLTWLLEQDSPVLQAFWNNLSKEYNKESYPKLQNLFASLPKGLSLESRSIRSPRPELQSQTHLSRKRGVGEKQLALRAQNYGKKALHIRSGGKGKPLRKTDSTSVSQLSVNKGVQSVSTSVQHALTLAAGELPVEEILIQQVIESGGAKKCITVGGEFYSSSTLEETASGHVTQTGQSHSHQQGETHAQGMDVERNDDECTVCKDGGELICCDGCPRAFHLTCLVPPLTSIPSGSWRCGLCNGSRSMADSTYTSLQDPPPPPPPPPPVSESSSNSTVDFSFFSSTLTSSMNTQPAAFQTSDSELVGIRKWCGICHLSRGELLVCPECLQSFHTHCNFPNGRARCRTCLRSWVSTETEAASRAVQVAQRSTDQGSAHSEQQILNKDELDSYMGETSIDGILQWAFHNISRPLSESQGYFQ; the protein is encoded by the exons ATGACACGAATGGAAAATTTTGGTGAGTCTGAGCTTCGGTCTCAGCTCCGAGCATCCAGGACGGAAATCGCGATGGCCATTAACGACCCTTTTCCACTGTTGTATGGTTTGGCAGATCATGACATCATCTCTGATCATCTTCTCGGG GAAACTatagagagaaaggaaaaagatgGGATCCATAAGGCGATGTATTCCCTCCTAACGTGGCTGCTGGAGCAGGACTCCCCTGTCCTTCAGGCCTTCTGGAACAATCTGTCCAAAGAGTACAATAAGGAAAGTTACCCAAAACTACAAAACCTCTTCGCTAGTTTACCTAAAG GTCTGAGTTTGGAAAGCAGGTCTATTAGAAGTCCCAGGCCTGAGCTGCAGAGTCAGACTCATCTCAGCAGGAAGAGGGGAGTCGGCGAGAAACAGCTGGCACTTCGAGCTCAGAATTATGGCAAGAAAGCTCTGCACATCCGCTCAG GAGGTAAAGGAAAGCCCCTGAGGAAGACAGACAGCACGTCTGTTTCTCAGCTTTCAGTAAACAAAG gcgtgCAGTCGGTGTCCACCTCCGTCCAGCACGCTCTCACTCTGGCTGCTGGAGAACTTCCTGTGGAGGAGATTCTCATCCAGCAAGTTATCGAGAGTG GAGGAGCCAAGAAGTGCATCACGGTCGGGGGAGAGTTCTATTCCTCCTCTACGCTCGAGGAGACAGCGAGTGGTCATGTGACCCAGACGGGACAAAGTCACAGTCACCAGCAGGGGGAGACACACGCCCAAGGGATGGAT gtggaGCGTAATGATGATGAGTGTACCGTGTGTAAGGATGGTGGTGAGCTGATCTGCTGTGATGGATGTCCGCGAGCCTTTCATCTCACCTGCCTGGTGCCTCCTCTCACATCCATACCCAG CGGCTCTTGGCGCTGTGGGTTGTGTAACGGCAGCAGATCGATGGCTGACTCGACGTACACTTCTCTGCAGG atcctcctcctcctcctcctcctcctcctcctgtaaGCGAGAGCAGCTCCAACTCTACAGTGGatttctccttcttctcctccaCGCTCACGAGCAGCATGAACACACAGCCTGCAGCCTTCCAG ACCTCGGACTCGGAGCTGGTGGGCATCAGGAAGTGGTGTGGGATTTGCCACCTGAGCCGAGGAGAGCTGCTCGTCTGCCCCGAGTGCCTGCAGAGcttccacacacactgcaactTCCCCAA TGGGAGAGCGAGATGCAGGACGTGTTTGAGGTCTTGGGTGTCAACAGAGACGGAGGCAGCATCCAGAGCTGTGCAG GTGGCTCAGCGGTCTACGGATCAGGGATCAGCTCATTCCGAACAGCAGATTCTAAACAAAGATGAGCTGGACTCGTATATGGGGGAG ACGTCTATCGATGGGATCCTGCAGTGGGCTTTTCACAACATTTCTCGTCCTCTCTCCGAGTCTCAGGGCTACTTCCAGTGA